From Corvus cornix cornix isolate S_Up_H32 chromosome 15, ASM73873v5, whole genome shotgun sequence, one genomic window encodes:
- the TOP3B gene encoding DNA topoisomerase 3-beta-1 → MRTVLMVAEKPSLAQSIAKILSRGNMSSRKGLNGACSVHEYTGSFLGQSAHFKMTSVCGHVMTLDFIGKYNSWDKVDPAELFSKAPTEKKEANPKLTMVKFLQVEGRGCDFIVLWLDCDKEGENICFEVLDAVLPVMNKTRGTERTIYRAKFSSITDTDICNAMNHLGEPNRNEALSVDARQELDLRIGCAFTRFQTKYFQGKYGNLDSSLISFGPCQTPTLGFCVERHDKIQSFKPETYWVLQAKVSPEKENSLTLDWDRVRVFDREVAQMFLNITKMAKEAKVESVSKKEKVKQRPLALNTVEMLRVASAALGMGPQHAMQIAERLYTQGYISYPRTETTHYPENFDLKGCLRQQANNPYWAETVKALLSEGINRPRKGHDAGDHPPITPMRAATEAELGGDGWRLYEYITRHFIATVSADCKYLQTTISFSIGPERFTCVGKVVTSPGFTEIMPWHSIPLEESLPHCEKGDLFPIGEIKLLEKQTSPPDYLTEAELITLMEKHGIGTDASIPVHINNICQRNYVTVESGRRLKPTNLGIVLVHGYYKIDAELVLPTIRSAVEKQLNLIALGKANYHQVLEHTLDIFKRKFHYFVDSIAGMDELMEVSFSPLAATGKPLSRCGKCHRFMKYIQAKPSRLHCSHCDDTYSLPQNGTIKLYKELRCPLDDFELVLWSSGSRGKSYPLCPYCYNHPPFRDMKKGMGCNECTHPTCQHSLSMLGIGQCVECENGVLVLDSTSGPKWKMACNKCNVIVHFFENAHKVRVSPETCDLCEAALVDVDFNKAKSPLPGDETQHSGCVFCDPVFQDLVELKHAAMRHPMHRGGQGKRQGRGRGKGRRPGGRLNPKKPKDKMAALAAYFV, encoded by the exons ATGAGGACTGTGCTCATGGTGGCGGAGAAGCCGTCCCTGGCGCAGTCCATCGCCAAGATCCTCTCGAGAG GGAACATGTCCTCTCGCAAGGGACTCAACGGTGCATGCTCTGTGCATGAGTACACTGGGTCCTTTTTAGGACAGAGTGCCCACTTCAAGATGACATCTGTGTGTGGTCACGTCATGACTTTGGATTTCATAG gaaaatataaCAGCTGGGACAAAGTGGATCCAGCAGAACTTTTTAGCAAAGCtcccacagaaaagaaagaggctAATCCCAAACTGACCATGGTGAAGTTTTTACAG GTGGAGGGAAGAGGCTGTGATTTTATTGTCTTGTGGTTGGACTGCGataaggaaggagaaaacatctgttttgaa GTTCTTGATGCTGTTCTTCCTGTCATGAACAAAACCCGTGGCACGGAGAGGACGATTTACAGAGCTAAATTCAGTTCCATCACCGACACAGACATCTGCAATGCCATGAATCACTTGGGAGAGCCCAATCGCAATGAAGCTCTGTCCGTGGATGCCCGCCAGGAGCTGGATCTGAGGATTGGCTGTGCCTTCACAAG GTTCCAGACtaaatattttcagggaaaatatgGGAATTTAGACAGTTCTCTCATCTCCTTTGGGCCATGTCAGACCCCAACACTTGGATTCTGTGTTGAGAGGCATGACAAAATCCAGTCATTTAAGCCTGAGACTTACTGGGTGTTGCAAGCTAAA GTGAgccctgaaaaagaaaattctctcaCTTTAGATTGGGATAGAGTGAGGGTATTTGATCGTGAGGTTGCTCAAATGTTCCTGAATATAACAAAGATGGCAAAAGAAGCAAAG GTAGAATCTGTGAGTAAAAAAGAGAAGGTGAAACAGAGACCACTGGCTCTGAACACGGTAGAAATGCTACGAGTGGCCAGTGCTGCTTTAG GAATGGGTCCCCAACATGCCATGCAAATAGCAGAGCGTCTTTACACTCAGGGTTATATTAGCTACCCTCGAACAGAAACTACCCATTATCCAGAAAACTTTGACCTGAAAGGATGTTTGAGACAGCAAGCCAATAATCCTTACTGGGCAGAAACT GTAAAAGCACTGCTATCAGAAGGCATCAATCGTCCAAGGAAAGGCCATGATGCAGGAGACCATCCTCCCATCACCCCAATGAGAGCTGCAACAGAAGCAGAATTAG GTGGAGATGGGTGGCGACTGTACGAGTACATAACTCGGCACTTCATTGCCACTGTCAGTGCTGACTGCAAGTACCTACAAACCACCATTTCCTTCAGTATTGGCCCTGAAAGGTTTACCTGTGTCGGAAAGGTGGTAACTTCACCAG GGTTCACAGAAATTATGCCATGGCACAGCATCCCGTTAGAAGAGAGCCTTCCCCACTGTGAGAAAGGAGATCTTTTTCCGATTGGTGAAATAAAGTTGCTGGAAAAGCAAACCAGCCCTCCTGATTACCTGACAGAAGCAGAACTGATCACTCTGATGGAAAAGCATGGCATTG GAACTGATGCCAGTATTCCAGTCCACATTAACAACATTTGCCAGCGAAACTATGTCACAGTGGAGAGTGGTCGAAGACTAAAGCCTACAAACCTTGGCATTGTTCTGGTTCATGGTTATTACAAAATAG ATGCAGAATTGGTTCTTCCTACGATCCGCAGTGCTGTAGAGAAGCAACTCAACTTAATAGCTCTGGGTAAAGCAAATTATCATCAGGTCCTGGAGCACACCCTTgatattttcaaaaggaaatttcaCTATTTTGTGGATTCTATTGCAG GTATGGATGAACTGATGGAAGTGTCTTTTTCACCCTTGGCTGCCACAGGCAAACCCCTTTCCCGCTGTGGTAAATGCCATCGTTTCATGAAGTATATTCAG GCCAAGCCGAGTCGCCTGCACTGCTCTCACTGTGATGACACCTACAGTCTCCCCCAGAATGGTACCATTAAACTCTACAAGGAGTTGCGCTGTCCCCTGGATGACTTTGAGCTGGTGCTATGGTCATCTGGATCCAGAGGAAAGAGCTATCCACTGTGTCCATACTGTTACAACCATCCTCCCTTCAGGGACATGAAAAAAG GAATGGGCTGTAATGAGTGCACCCACCCCACGTGCCAGCACTCCCTTAGCATGCTTGGAATTGGGCAGTGCGTGGAGTGTGAGAACGGGGTTCTGGTGCTGGACTCGACGTCGGGTCCCAAGTGGAAGATGGCCTGCAACAAATGCAACGTGATCGTGCACTTCTTTGAGAACGCCCACAAGGTCCGAGTGTCGCCCGAGACCTGCGACTTGTGTGAGGCGGCGCTCGTGGACGTGGATTTTAACAAAGCCAAATCTCCCTTACCTGGCGACGAGACCCAGCATTCGGGCTGTGTGTTCTGTGATCCCGTGTTTCAGGATCTGGTGGAGCTGAAACACGCGGCCATGAGGCACCCCATGCACCGTGGGGGACAAGGGAAGAGGCAAGGGCGGGGAAGGGGCAAAGGTCGGAGACCTGGAGGAAGACTCAACCCAAAGAAACCCAAGGACAAAatggcagctctggctgcttaCTTTGTATGA